Proteins encoded by one window of Archaeoglobus veneficus SNP6:
- a CDS encoding COG1470 family protein has product MKNVWVLVLVITAVAVVAIGPASAVVGAGIAPSELNLGDLLRGGTVEKSVKIFNHGDTDVTYTLSAGDYDGWVSMYDVNGTPLESFVVHGGGTKLIVLRFTVPETAPNGDYEFKVYFVSKPPEGGGAGISIKLPLNVNLTVTGKQRMQVKVLRYEATDTEVNVPARFKIAVVNEGNVNALLGFRVGIVRDGVIIDTVTMNETLPIGEIGEIEVSWDTSGKPVGEYTAVFHLDVGRDKILAAEKKFNVYDRGTFTAKIDVIEAKTRSAIQPGMSKIDATIRNSGLIDYEAKLKVEIFKGNDFLTVVESDPVWVKTGEKRTLTTYFNLDEPGTYILKPSIHFGGKVAILNDTTVTVTTVAVEEERTEEIPLTSLSSAFVITCLVLALFAWIRLKK; this is encoded by the coding sequence TTGAAGAATGTTTGGGTACTGGTTCTTGTAATAACTGCGGTGGCGGTCGTTGCCATTGGGCCAGCATCGGCAGTGGTTGGGGCAGGTATTGCTCCTTCTGAACTCAATCTGGGCGATCTGCTCAGAGGGGGTACGGTTGAGAAGTCTGTGAAGATTTTTAACCACGGTGACACTGATGTGACGTACACTCTTTCTGCGGGAGATTACGATGGCTGGGTTTCAATGTACGACGTAAACGGCACCCCTCTCGAATCCTTTGTTGTTCACGGTGGAGGAACGAAGCTGATTGTTCTCAGATTTACAGTGCCTGAAACAGCTCCAAACGGCGATTACGAGTTTAAAGTGTACTTCGTTTCAAAACCGCCAGAAGGAGGCGGAGCGGGGATATCTATCAAGCTCCCCTTGAATGTGAACCTGACGGTCACTGGCAAGCAGAGAATGCAGGTTAAGGTTTTGAGGTATGAAGCTACAGATACTGAAGTCAACGTGCCAGCGAGGTTCAAAATTGCCGTCGTTAACGAAGGCAACGTGAACGCCCTTCTCGGATTCAGGGTTGGTATAGTCAGGGACGGGGTAATAATTGACACCGTAACTATGAATGAAACTCTCCCAATTGGGGAGATTGGCGAAATAGAAGTATCATGGGATACTTCGGGAAAGCCCGTGGGCGAGTACACGGCGGTATTCCACTTGGACGTGGGGAGAGATAAAATTCTCGCCGCTGAGAAGAAGTTTAATGTTTATGATAGAGGAACTTTTACAGCTAAAATAGACGTGATTGAAGCGAAAACCAGGTCAGCGATACAGCCGGGAATGTCGAAGATCGATGCCACAATTCGTAATTCTGGGTTAATCGATTACGAGGCAAAGCTTAAGGTGGAAATATTCAAGGGTAATGACTTCTTAACCGTGGTAGAAAGCGACCCGGTGTGGGTCAAGACGGGTGAGAAGCGAACACTTACCACATATTTCAACCTCGACGAGCCGGGAACGTACATCCTCAAACCGTCAATTCACTTTGGGGGAAAGGTGGCGATTTTGAACGATACCACGGTTACAGTGACCACAGTCGCTGTAGAGGAGGAAAGAACTGAAGAGATCCCCTTAACATCACTATCCTCGGCATTTGTTATCACCTGCCTGGTGCTTGCTCTGTTCGCTTGGATACGGCTGAAGAAGTAG
- a CDS encoding DUF1102 domain-containing protein, whose amino-acid sequence MLKRYGGIILLAVATLFAMGVGADFASYNADRSVHVAVVADDQELINLNPKQPYAYIDNETGKLVIDISDSNPNWQDGFGEGISPDAKYAFDCMFEISNDLWENVTINVTISSDNQFIQLYRDKSDEASSSINFEIDPGQSACVGMSFNGAGKEPGEILEGTITVRAEAVE is encoded by the coding sequence GTGTTGAAAAGGTATGGAGGGATAATCCTTCTTGCTGTGGCAACACTTTTTGCCATGGGGGTTGGAGCAGATTTCGCGTCTTACAATGCGGATAGAAGCGTGCATGTAGCGGTTGTAGCGGACGACCAAGAACTGATAAACCTGAATCCCAAGCAGCCGTATGCCTACATTGACAACGAAACTGGTAAACTTGTAATTGACATCAGTGACTCAAACCCTAACTGGCAGGATGGATTTGGTGAGGGTATAAGTCCAGATGCGAAGTACGCCTTTGACTGCATGTTCGAAATTTCAAACGATCTATGGGAAAATGTAACGATAAACGTGACGATCTCTTCGGATAATCAGTTTATCCAGCTATACAGAGATAAGTCCGATGAAGCGAGTTCAAGTATAAACTTCGAAATTGACCCCGGTCAATCTGCTTGTGTGGGCATGTCATTTAACGGAGCCGGTAAAGAGCCCGGAGAGATTCTGGAGGGCACAATAACTGTGCGTGCTGAGGCTGTAGAATAA
- a CDS encoding DUF1102 domain-containing protein, whose protein sequence is MNKIVVLGFIGSVLLLAVSVGADFKYYKAERNVTISIVNDEQELISLKPVQPYAYISDNGELIIDFSTENVNYKSGYGMGISPDSKYVFDCVFAVSNDLWENQTVVVDLDASMEGQSVILLYSPSSEDNQGPSMAGYNLTAIIESGEEACIGIILDTSEKSLGEYAAEITIHGYLHSSEV, encoded by the coding sequence ATGAATAAAATAGTAGTGCTTGGATTCATTGGAAGTGTACTGCTGCTTGCTGTATCCGTTGGAGCGGACTTCAAGTACTACAAGGCGGAGAGAAACGTGACAATTTCAATAGTGAACGATGAGCAGGAGCTGATTAGCCTCAAGCCTGTTCAGCCCTATGCGTATATATCCGATAACGGGGAACTTATAATCGACTTTTCAACGGAGAATGTCAACTATAAAAGTGGCTACGGGATGGGCATAAGCCCTGATTCGAAGTATGTGTTCGACTGCGTGTTTGCAGTTTCAAACGATCTGTGGGAGAATCAGACAGTAGTCGTTGACCTCGACGCTTCGATGGAGGGACAGAGTGTAATTCTGCTGTACTCTCCTTCCTCGGAAGATAATCAAGGCCCATCAATGGCAGGCTATAACCTGACAGCAATAATAGAATCGGGAGAAGAAGCCTGTATAGGTATAATACTTGACACAAGTGAAAAGAGTTTAGGGGAATATGCTGCTGAAATAACGATTCACGGCTATCTGCACAGTAGCGAGGTATAG
- a CDS encoding DUF2070 family protein, with translation MIDKKLMEKFYSKIFTIPRKRISVSLGVITILLASILNGIVSKAFFAQRYFFIGLALIVLLLAISRFIGLAFNSRRVFFLALLLLIFIEVFDFVAIHLSLFELIVLAPASIATLLTLVLFFTSEAGERRIVAGVILMLLALYPVNYMYSFSTPHRTLSYTIASFAGVMLGLAYIKYLDRDYGVFNTKHLLKSFILFWLTSKPEYFEKRLEKAGEKRKGWVKCLKVGNARLISTSFHPGPMRNVGGARLVSRILEIPDTMYLHSATKHELNPATLKDVDRIVKSISCDAAESITIDKVYRPFEVEGERFSLKVFPFEDVSLLIFSGKNATDDIPTGINSIAERYFGEVMLVEAHNAHMEDFDVSAEDFYELEELIRTACSIPREESNLEYCFFKERCETNNICGWIALLLLKYDSEVHGILMLDGNNVVKEFRHRLEKFAEERGVRLTVVSTDNHSKTGISPKVGYNPVGSNKEDEKAVFSFMERALSDAKFKKADISYGRREVEITVMGKRFFENVEKAFIQLGEKALYLFWAMIAVQIVLTILLGIEVLEIM, from the coding sequence ATGATCGACAAAAAACTGATGGAGAAGTTCTACTCAAAGATATTCACAATACCGAGAAAGCGGATATCCGTTTCCCTCGGAGTTATAACAATCCTTCTCGCCTCCATTCTGAACGGAATTGTCAGCAAAGCGTTTTTTGCTCAGCGCTACTTCTTTATAGGGCTTGCTCTGATCGTGCTTCTCCTCGCAATCTCCCGATTTATAGGACTGGCGTTCAACAGCAGAAGGGTATTCTTCCTCGCCCTGCTCCTTCTCATATTCATAGAAGTCTTCGACTTCGTCGCAATTCACCTCAGCCTCTTCGAACTAATAGTACTCGCTCCCGCCTCCATAGCCACACTTCTCACATTAGTTCTATTTTTCACGTCTGAAGCGGGAGAGAGAAGAATCGTGGCTGGTGTAATCCTCATGCTCCTCGCCCTGTATCCTGTAAATTACATGTACTCCTTCAGCACTCCCCATAGAACGCTGAGCTACACGATTGCCAGCTTCGCAGGCGTGATGCTCGGACTCGCGTACATAAAGTATCTCGACAGAGATTACGGCGTTTTCAATACAAAACACCTGTTGAAGTCGTTTATACTCTTCTGGCTGACGTCAAAGCCCGAATACTTTGAAAAGAGGCTCGAAAAAGCAGGCGAAAAAAGAAAGGGTTGGGTTAAATGCCTCAAAGTTGGAAATGCGAGGCTTATTTCGACATCGTTCCATCCGGGCCCGATGAGAAACGTTGGAGGAGCAAGACTTGTCAGCAGAATTCTCGAAATTCCAGATACCATGTACCTCCACTCTGCAACAAAACATGAACTTAATCCCGCAACTCTGAAAGATGTTGACAGAATAGTAAAAAGCATAAGCTGCGATGCAGCCGAAAGCATAACAATAGATAAAGTCTATCGCCCCTTCGAGGTTGAGGGAGAGCGTTTCTCCTTAAAGGTGTTCCCATTTGAAGACGTCAGCCTGCTAATTTTCAGCGGCAAAAATGCAACGGATGATATACCTACAGGGATAAACAGCATCGCAGAGAGATACTTTGGCGAAGTTATGCTCGTCGAAGCGCACAACGCCCACATGGAGGATTTTGACGTCAGTGCTGAAGACTTCTACGAGCTTGAAGAGCTGATACGAACAGCCTGCAGCATCCCGAGGGAGGAAAGCAATCTGGAGTACTGCTTTTTCAAAGAGAGATGCGAAACGAACAACATATGCGGCTGGATTGCGCTCCTCCTCCTGAAGTATGACAGCGAAGTCCACGGGATTTTGATGCTCGACGGAAACAACGTTGTCAAGGAGTTCAGGCACAGGCTGGAAAAGTTTGCAGAGGAAAGGGGTGTAAGACTCACAGTGGTTTCGACGGACAACCACTCGAAAACTGGCATTTCACCAAAGGTGGGATACAATCCGGTGGGGAGTAACAAAGAGGATGAAAAAGCCGTGTTCAGCTTTATGGAGAGAGCCCTGAGCGATGCGAAATTCAAAAAAGCTGACATCTCCTATGGAAGGCGTGAGGTTGAGATTACCGTCATGGGAAAAAGATTCTTTGAAAATGTTGAAAAAGCCTTTATTCAGCTTGGAGAAAAGGCACTGTACCTGTTCTGGGCGATGATTGCCGTTCAGATAGTCCTGACGATTCTGCTCGGAATTGAGGTGCTTGAAATCATGTAG
- a CDS encoding acetolactate synthase large subunit, with amino-acid sequence MRAADALVKALEAEGVEHIFGIPGGAIIEVYDALYDSNIEHILTRHEQAAVHAADGYARATGKTGVAFATSGPGATNTVTGIATAYMDSSPLVVMTGQVPRALIGNDAFQEADITGITMPVTKHNYLVTDPNSLLTTVREAFHIASTGRPGPVLIDLPKDVTMADIEFDYPPKIDLVGYKPKMKGHPKQIKRAAELIMKSERPVILAGGGVILSNASEELVKLAETIPAFVVTTLMGKGAMPETHPLCLGFIGMHGSKYANYTIMEADLVIAVGCRFSDRTTGRVSGFAPYAKVVHIDVDPAEIGKNVRVDVPIVGDAKQVLAELVKYIKYKQRKEWENKVNEWRKTYPLRYKKDGKLRPQYVIEKVYELKPDAIVTTEVGQNQMWAAQYFKVSRPRQFISSGGLGTMGFGFPAAMGAQVAFPDKTVVDIAGDGSFLMNIQELATCVDYRIPVKVCILNNMFLGMVRQWQQLFYDERYSATCLRCKEMSFEKIAEGFGAVGITVEKETEVEDALKEAFEINDLPVVIDFRVERLENVYPMVPAGAALNEILDEEV; translated from the coding sequence ATGAGAGCTGCAGACGCGCTTGTTAAGGCTCTGGAGGCCGAGGGTGTTGAACACATATTCGGCATACCGGGAGGAGCGATAATAGAGGTGTACGACGCGCTCTATGACTCAAATATAGAGCACATACTTACGAGGCACGAACAGGCTGCTGTTCACGCAGCCGATGGATATGCAAGAGCTACGGGCAAAACAGGAGTTGCCTTTGCAACTTCAGGCCCCGGAGCGACAAACACAGTCACGGGCATAGCAACGGCATACATGGACTCTTCGCCGCTTGTCGTCATGACCGGGCAGGTTCCGAGAGCACTGATTGGAAATGACGCTTTTCAGGAAGCAGACATAACGGGCATAACTATGCCCGTAACCAAGCACAACTACCTCGTCACTGACCCAAATTCACTGCTTACAACAGTCAGGGAAGCGTTCCACATCGCTTCGACTGGCAGGCCAGGACCAGTGCTCATAGACCTGCCGAAGGACGTTACAATGGCAGATATAGAGTTCGACTACCCGCCCAAGATAGACCTCGTCGGCTACAAGCCCAAGATGAAGGGGCATCCAAAACAGATAAAAAGAGCAGCGGAACTCATAATGAAGTCCGAGAGACCGGTAATTCTTGCTGGTGGTGGAGTTATCCTTTCCAATGCAAGCGAAGAACTCGTAAAGCTTGCTGAAACAATTCCTGCCTTCGTCGTCACAACACTGATGGGGAAAGGAGCAATGCCAGAAACTCACCCGCTGTGCCTTGGATTTATAGGAATGCACGGTTCTAAGTACGCGAACTACACGATAATGGAGGCCGACCTCGTTATTGCTGTGGGCTGCCGGTTCAGCGATAGAACTACCGGTAGAGTTTCGGGATTTGCCCCTTATGCAAAAGTCGTACACATAGATGTCGATCCGGCGGAAATTGGCAAAAATGTCAGGGTTGATGTTCCAATCGTTGGTGATGCGAAGCAGGTTCTTGCAGAACTTGTGAAGTACATAAAGTACAAGCAGAGAAAGGAGTGGGAGAACAAGGTCAATGAGTGGAGGAAAACCTATCCGCTCCGCTACAAAAAGGACGGTAAACTCAGGCCGCAGTACGTCATAGAGAAGGTGTACGAACTGAAGCCGGATGCAATAGTCACCACGGAAGTTGGACAGAATCAGATGTGGGCTGCTCAGTACTTCAAAGTTTCAAGGCCAAGGCAGTTCATATCGAGTGGCGGTCTTGGAACCATGGGTTTCGGATTTCCAGCAGCAATGGGTGCACAGGTTGCATTTCCCGATAAAACCGTCGTTGATATAGCTGGGGATGGTAGCTTCCTGATGAATATTCAGGAGCTTGCAACGTGCGTTGACTACCGCATTCCCGTCAAGGTCTGCATACTGAACAATATGTTCCTCGGAATGGTGAGACAGTGGCAGCAGCTATTCTACGACGAACGCTATTCCGCCACATGCCTGAGGTGCAAAGAGATGAGCTTTGAGAAGATAGCAGAAGGCTTTGGAGCTGTTGGCATAACAGTTGAGAAAGAGACAGAGGTTGAGGACGCGCTCAAAGAGGCCTTCGAGATCAACGACCTGCCAGTGGTTATAGACTTCAGGGTCGAAAGGCTGGAGAACGTCTATCCAATGGTTCCTGCTGGAGCAGCGCTGAACGAAATCCTTGACGAGGAGGTGTGA
- a CDS encoding signal peptidase I: MRTIVEFIIISGIVMLSAVSIVGALFDRPVLLSYVTSDSMEPTINRYDLFFINPFSHQYSKGDIIVFKSEGKWVCHRVYAVVDDGYITKGDNNVATDQSGGKNIVRSENIAGKVITIFGKLILIPGVGTYTGSISSLVWKNKLLFLVIFSLAGLFSLTGGKGRRQRNRRYIKLRHSQLYTIMCFSVLIIVSLLSVALITPHNISYGTTSAAGVRPEWVSPGDVFEREIEIKNHGIYPYYFYVKSESPRAEVEEGFFLMPGDGAVVSVVIHAPDDTGIYSEKVLVCKYLPLAPLAVFDALAAVSVYLPIMFVNFEIGILMLILYPLAESSEVYKVRNPLTRRV, encoded by the coding sequence ATGAGAACTATAGTTGAATTTATAATAATTTCTGGCATCGTAATGCTATCTGCTGTATCAATAGTGGGAGCTTTGTTTGATAGGCCAGTTCTTTTGTCGTACGTAACTTCGGACAGCATGGAGCCAACGATAAACCGATACGACCTGTTCTTCATCAATCCGTTCTCTCACCAGTACTCCAAGGGAGATATAATCGTCTTCAAGTCGGAAGGAAAGTGGGTATGCCACAGAGTGTATGCTGTGGTCGATGATGGCTACATCACTAAGGGGGACAACAACGTCGCCACCGACCAGTCAGGCGGTAAAAACATCGTGAGAAGTGAAAACATAGCAGGGAAGGTAATAACGATATTCGGAAAGCTCATACTTATCCCCGGCGTTGGAACGTACACCGGCAGCATAAGTTCTCTTGTCTGGAAAAATAAGCTGCTGTTTCTGGTTATTTTCAGCTTGGCCGGTCTTTTCAGCCTCACAGGTGGAAAGGGCAGGAGACAGAGAAACAGGAGGTACATAAAGCTGAGACATTCTCAGCTTTACACAATCATGTGTTTCTCCGTACTCATAATAGTCTCACTGCTTTCAGTAGCTCTGATAACTCCTCATAACATAAGCTACGGCACAACTTCGGCTGCAGGTGTAAGACCGGAGTGGGTATCGCCTGGAGATGTGTTTGAGAGGGAAATAGAGATCAAAAACCACGGCATTTACCCCTATTACTTCTACGTCAAAAGCGAGAGCCCGAGAGCTGAAGTTGAAGAAGGATTTTTCCTGATGCCAGGGGATGGGGCCGTAGTTAGTGTAGTAATTCACGCTCCTGACGATACTGGAATTTACTCCGAAAAAGTTCTTGTCTGTAAGTATCTCCCCCTTGCTCCTCTTGCTGTCTTCGATGCTCTTGCAGCAGTAAGTGTTTACTTGCCGATAATGTTCGTAAACTTTGAGATTGGAATTCTCATGCTGATTCTGTATCCTCTTGCAGAGAGTTCTGAGGTTTATAAGGTAAGGAATCCCCTTACCAGGAGGGTTTGA
- a CDS encoding 2-isopropylmalate synthase, producing MKPMVLDTTLRDGEQTPGVSLSVEQKLMIAEALDRLGVDIIEAGTAIASEGDFNAIKEISNAGLKAEICSFARIKKVDIDAAADANADSIFMVAPSSPIHISTKFPGKSEDDVIAMAVEAVEYAKERGLIVEFGGEDASRADLGFIKRLFAAAVDAGADRLTFADTVGVLTPEKSEAIMKELCSEFDVPIAIHCHDDFGLANINTVYAVKGGAKEFHATVNGLGERAGNAALEEVVMTLEVLYGIETNINKQNIYNTSKLVEKITGVALPLNKPIVGENAFTHESGIHTSAILRNSSAYEPITPEMVGRKRHLVLGKHAGRASVEAVMKEFGYKATEEQMKEILKRIKDMGDKGKRVTDADVRTIIETVLQVKREKRVVLEDLSIVSGMNIMPTASVKLKINGKEIIEAAIGLGPVDAAINAIKKAVKEFGDIELVSYRVDAITGGTDALVDVIVQLRRGDRIVTARGARTDIIMASVEAMLEGLNMLI from the coding sequence ATGAAACCAATGGTACTTGACACGACGCTTAGGGATGGCGAGCAAACGCCCGGTGTTTCGCTTAGCGTTGAGCAGAAGCTTATGATTGCCGAAGCGCTCGACAGGCTTGGAGTTGATATAATCGAGGCCGGCACGGCCATTGCTTCTGAAGGTGACTTCAACGCAATCAAGGAGATATCCAACGCCGGCCTTAAGGCGGAAATCTGCAGCTTTGCCAGGATTAAGAAGGTGGACATCGATGCTGCTGCAGATGCAAACGCGGATTCAATTTTCATGGTCGCTCCCTCTTCGCCGATCCACATATCCACCAAGTTTCCGGGAAAGAGCGAGGACGATGTCATTGCAATGGCTGTTGAAGCGGTGGAATACGCAAAGGAGAGAGGACTGATTGTCGAGTTTGGAGGAGAGGATGCATCGAGGGCTGACCTCGGATTTATAAAGAGACTTTTCGCTGCTGCAGTTGATGCGGGGGCGGACAGGCTTACCTTCGCCGATACGGTTGGAGTTCTCACTCCTGAAAAAAGCGAAGCCATCATGAAAGAGCTTTGCAGTGAGTTCGATGTACCGATAGCAATACACTGCCACGATGACTTCGGGCTTGCGAACATAAATACCGTTTACGCAGTGAAGGGCGGGGCAAAAGAGTTTCACGCCACAGTTAATGGGCTTGGCGAAAGGGCTGGCAATGCGGCGCTTGAAGAAGTTGTAATGACACTCGAAGTCCTCTACGGCATTGAAACTAACATAAACAAGCAGAACATCTACAACACCTCAAAGCTCGTGGAGAAGATCACGGGCGTTGCTTTGCCCCTCAACAAACCTATAGTTGGAGAAAATGCCTTCACGCACGAGAGCGGAATCCATACATCTGCTATCCTCCGCAACTCCTCTGCATACGAGCCGATAACTCCCGAGATGGTGGGAAGAAAGAGGCACCTCGTGCTTGGCAAGCATGCTGGAAGGGCGAGCGTTGAGGCAGTCATGAAAGAGTTCGGTTACAAGGCGACCGAAGAGCAAATGAAAGAAATACTGAAGCGTATCAAAGACATGGGCGACAAAGGCAAACGTGTAACGGATGCAGACGTTAGGACCATTATAGAGACCGTTCTCCAGGTAAAGAGAGAAAAGAGAGTCGTTCTCGAAGACCTCTCGATAGTGAGCGGCATGAACATAATGCCAACGGCAAGTGTAAAGCTCAAGATTAACGGAAAGGAGATTATAGAGGCAGCTATTGGTCTTGGACCTGTCGATGCAGCCATAAACGCAATCAAAAAGGCTGTTAAGGAGTTTGGAGACATAGAACTCGTGAGCTACCGCGTCGATGCAATAACAGGCGGAACAGATGCCCTCGTTGACGTTATCGTGCAGTTGAGGCGTGGAGACCGCATTGTTACCGCAAGGGGTGCAAGGACAGACATTATAATGGCTTCAGTTGAGGCAATGCTTGAAGGGCTGAATATGCTTATTTAA
- a CDS encoding DUF5305 family protein — protein MREILAALLVISVAGMVVWGAVLFDCYDEPDRIKVREKRAEYVQKGEMNYTAFLAPNVIYGKEELSKGEGVVYTNLMKEMWVEYSYEITNCESLSGTYVMRTFLYPSETRNAPSWEKELPFTVSGSFNGKSWSESIKLDWGYVLNLWKTIQEETGYRYGKPAVRFDVDVKVDGYAGGTPVHDKFSHTMSVVYDKSLIFENMEKDEVKGVFAIREVENTVDVFGVDTPVSSARTVAIAGFVLSSISAVSLTYVMRGDFKDAIAELRAKRRLSEFRRKYGNMIVGVDIRDNGAIVLKDIKDMGKLAFELEKPILETEKDYRVIDGERLYMCMKTNKSGENNKN, from the coding sequence TTGAGGGAAATCCTTGCCGCCCTACTGGTAATCTCAGTTGCTGGTATGGTTGTGTGGGGAGCTGTTTTGTTCGACTGCTATGACGAACCCGACAGGATAAAGGTGAGAGAGAAGCGGGCAGAGTACGTTCAGAAGGGCGAGATGAACTATACTGCTTTTCTTGCCCCAAACGTCATCTACGGCAAAGAGGAGCTGTCGAAAGGAGAGGGTGTGGTTTACACAAACCTTATGAAAGAGATGTGGGTTGAATACAGCTACGAGATAACAAACTGTGAGTCTCTTTCTGGCACATATGTTATGAGGACGTTTCTTTATCCTTCAGAAACGAGGAATGCCCCTTCGTGGGAGAAGGAGCTACCCTTTACAGTTAGCGGCAGCTTTAACGGCAAGAGTTGGAGCGAAAGCATCAAGCTCGATTGGGGATACGTGCTCAATCTCTGGAAGACGATTCAGGAGGAAACCGGATACAGATATGGTAAACCGGCGGTCAGATTCGATGTCGATGTGAAGGTCGATGGATATGCTGGTGGCACACCCGTTCACGATAAATTCAGCCACACGATGTCTGTTGTTTATGACAAGAGTCTTATTTTTGAGAACATGGAAAAAGACGAGGTAAAAGGTGTTTTTGCGATTAGGGAGGTTGAGAATACTGTGGATGTATTCGGAGTTGACACACCTGTTTCGTCTGCGAGAACGGTTGCGATAGCTGGCTTTGTACTTTCCTCTATTTCAGCGGTATCCCTCACTTACGTTATGAGAGGTGACTTTAAGGATGCGATAGCTGAACTCAGAGCGAAGAGAAGACTCAGCGAATTCAGAAGGAAGTACGGAAACATGATAGTTGGAGTCGACATCAGGGACAATGGGGCTATAGTGCTGAAAGATATTAAGGACATGGGGAAGCTTGCATTCGAACTGGAGAAACCCATACTCGAGACTGAGAAAGATTACAGAGTAATCGACGGTGAGAGGCTGTACATGTGCATGAAAACGAATAAATCGGGAGAAAATAACAAAAACTGA
- a CDS encoding DUF1102 domain-containing protein, with translation MMKLLLFALFILIFSALAVYGDFSPYPAEGSVAVAVVSDDQELLRILPNQPYAYIGSDGKIRIEVSNENPNYPGRGNGLSPGSEHAFDCVFYVENTLWENQTVNFTVNSSSPSVLVYSPACPDHSSYKNATQCLHFPVEWKERICVGMVFQIGGNEEVGVTLDATI, from the coding sequence ATGATGAAGCTTCTTTTGTTCGCCTTGTTTATTTTAATTTTTTCGGCACTTGCAGTGTATGGAGATTTCTCGCCCTACCCCGCTGAAGGAAGCGTTGCTGTAGCTGTGGTTAGCGACGATCAGGAATTGCTCAGAATACTCCCAAACCAGCCGTATGCATACATTGGCAGTGATGGCAAGATTAGAATCGAAGTGAGCAATGAAAATCCGAATTATCCGGGGAGAGGGAATGGTTTGAGTCCTGGTAGTGAACATGCTTTTGACTGTGTGTTCTACGTTGAGAATACTCTCTGGGAAAACCAGACAGTCAACTTTACCGTAAATTCGAGCAGTCCGAGTGTTCTTGTTTACTCTCCTGCATGTCCTGACCACTCGTCATATAAAAATGCTACACAGTGCCTTCATTTCCCAGTTGAGTGGAAAGAAAGAATCTGTGTTGGAATGGTCTTCCAGATTGGAGGAAACGAAGAAGTGGGAGTGACCTTGGATGCTACCATTTAA
- the ilvN gene encoding acetolactate synthase small subunit, translating to MSEKHTIAVLVENKPGVLARVASLFRRRGFNIDSLAVGTTEREDISRMTIVVKGDDRTVEQVMKQLNKLIEVIKVSDLTTNSVGRELALIKVAATTETRGEIIEIANIFRARIVDVARDSLIIEITGDEEKINAFIDLMRQYGIKELARTGKISMARGAKVVQI from the coding sequence ATGAGTGAGAAGCACACAATTGCCGTTCTCGTTGAAAACAAGCCCGGAGTTCTTGCAAGGGTCGCGTCGCTCTTCAGGCGAAGGGGTTTCAACATCGACAGCCTCGCTGTCGGAACCACGGAGAGAGAGGACATCTCTCGCATGACCATAGTCGTCAAAGGAGATGACAGAACGGTTGAGCAGGTCATGAAGCAGCTCAACAAGCTCATAGAGGTGATAAAGGTCAGTGATTTAACCACCAACAGCGTTGGCAGAGAACTTGCTTTGATAAAAGTTGCCGCAACAACCGAGACAAGGGGTGAGATAATCGAGATAGCAAACATATTCAGGGCAAGAATCGTTGATGTTGCAAGAGATAGCCTGATTATAGAGATTACTGGCGATGAAGAGAAAATAAATGCATTCATCGATTTGATGAGGCAGTATGGAATAAAAGAGCTTGCGAGGACTGGCAAAATCTCGATGGCAAGAGGAGCAAAGGTCGTGCAGATATAG
- a CDS encoding DUF7344 domain-containing protein produces the protein MLEQLSELISNTRRRLLLKHLVERGGESSLEDAVSYICVNEGDDECRNRKSVYISLKQTHIPKLEKARILTFDKHTNTLRLEERYMKDVKMYVEFVEGSDISWSKYYLGLAGMTTLASLYIFDLWAIIISLVFLMSSAVNIARQNRLI, from the coding sequence ATGTTAGAGCAGCTTTCTGAACTTATTTCGAATACGAGGCGAAGACTTCTGTTAAAACATCTCGTTGAGAGGGGCGGGGAGAGCAGCCTCGAAGACGCAGTATCCTATATATGTGTAAATGAAGGTGATGATGAGTGCAGAAACAGGAAGAGCGTTTACATAAGCTTGAAGCAGACTCACATACCGAAGCTCGAGAAGGCGAGAATATTGACCTTCGACAAGCACACAAACACGCTCAGGCTTGAGGAGCGGTATATGAAAGATGTGAAAATGTACGTCGAGTTTGTTGAGGGCAGTGATATTTCGTGGAGCAAGTACTACCTCGGCCTTGCGGGCATGACTACACTGGCAAGTCTATACATTTTTGATCTCTGGGCCATTATAATTTCGCTCGTTTTTCTCATGAGTTCGGCTGTGAATATTGCAAGGCAGAACCGGTTGATTTAG